In Gemmobacter sp. 24YEA27, a genomic segment contains:
- the nrdE gene encoding class 1b ribonucleoside-diphosphate reductase subunit alpha — protein sequence MLDNGVKPALDYHALNAMLNLYDGEGKIRFDADRMAAKQYFLQHVNQNTVFFHNLDEKLRYLVDEGYYEPDVLDQYSRNFQRQIWDAAYEKKFRFPTFLGAFKYYTSYTLKTRDGQRFLERYEDRVVMVALALARGDEALAMSFMDEILSGRFQPATPTFLNAGKMSRGELISCFLLRLEDNMESIGRSINSALQLSKRGGGVALMLTNLREAGAPIKGIENQSSGVIPVMKLLEDSFSYANQLGARQGAGAVYLNAHHPDILRFLDTKRENADEKIRIKTLSLGVVIPDVTFELAKNNEDMYLFSPHDVQKVYGVPFSEISVTEKYDEMVDDKRIKKKKINAREFFQTIAEIQFESGYPYIMFEDTVNKANPIHGRITMSNLCSEILQVNEASTFHEDLSYDHLGTDISCNLGSLNIAAAMDGPDLGKTVEAAVRALTAVSEMSAIDSVPSIRRGNDESHAIGLGQMNLHGYLAREHVHYGSPEGVEFTSVYFAAVAYHAIRTSNLLAREHGQSFKDFDKSKYADGSFFDKYTGRDWLPVSEKVTALFEGVTLPTRADWEALKADVMAGGLYNRNLQAVPPTGSISYINNSTSSIHPIVAKIEIRKEGKIGRVYYPAAFMSNENLEYYRDAYEIGPEAIIDTYAAATEHVDQGLSLTLFFPSEATTRDINKAQIYAWKKGIKTIYYIRLRQTALEGTEVQGCVSCTL from the coding sequence AAGGCAAAATCCGCTTCGACGCCGACCGCATGGCGGCGAAGCAATATTTCCTGCAACATGTGAACCAGAACACGGTTTTCTTCCACAATCTGGATGAGAAGCTGCGCTATCTGGTTGATGAAGGCTATTACGAGCCCGATGTGCTGGATCAGTATTCGCGCAACTTCCAGCGCCAGATCTGGGATGCCGCCTATGAGAAGAAGTTCCGCTTCCCGACCTTCCTTGGCGCGTTCAAATATTACACCAGCTACACGCTGAAGACCCGCGACGGTCAGCGCTTCCTTGAGCGTTACGAGGACCGCGTGGTCATGGTCGCGCTCGCGCTCGCGCGTGGCGATGAGGCGCTGGCGATGTCCTTCATGGACGAGATCCTTTCGGGCCGCTTCCAGCCCGCGACGCCGACCTTCCTGAACGCAGGAAAAATGTCGCGCGGCGAGCTGATCTCGTGCTTCCTGCTGCGGCTTGAAGACAATATGGAATCGATCGGGCGGTCGATCAATTCGGCGCTGCAGCTGTCGAAACGCGGCGGTGGCGTGGCGCTGATGCTGACGAACCTGCGTGAGGCCGGCGCCCCGATCAAAGGGATCGAAAACCAGTCCTCCGGCGTCATCCCGGTGATGAAACTTCTGGAAGACAGCTTCTCCTACGCGAACCAGCTTGGCGCACGTCAGGGGGCCGGCGCGGTTTACCTCAACGCCCACCACCCCGATATTCTGCGCTTCCTTGATACCAAGCGCGAGAATGCCGATGAGAAGATCCGCATCAAGACGCTGTCTCTTGGCGTGGTGATCCCGGATGTGACATTCGAACTCGCGAAGAACAACGAAGATATGTATCTCTTCTCGCCGCATGACGTGCAGAAGGTTTACGGCGTCCCCTTCTCGGAAATCTCGGTCACCGAAAAATATGACGAGATGGTCGACGATAAGCGGATCAAGAAGAAGAAGATCAACGCGCGGGAATTCTTCCAGACCATCGCCGAGATCCAGTTCGAGAGCGGCTACCCTTACATCATGTTCGAAGACACGGTGAACAAGGCGAACCCGATCCACGGGCGCATCACCATGTCGAACCTCTGCTCGGAAATCCTGCAGGTCAACGAGGCGTCGACCTTCCACGAGGATCTGAGCTACGACCATCTTGGCACGGATATTTCCTGCAACCTCGGCTCGCTGAACATCGCGGCGGCGATGGACGGCCCGGACCTGGGCAAGACCGTCGAAGCGGCCGTGCGCGCCCTGACCGCCGTGTCGGAAATGTCGGCGATTGACTCGGTCCCGTCGATCCGCCGCGGCAATGATGAAAGCCATGCCATCGGGCTGGGCCAGATGAACCTGCATGGCTATCTGGCGCGCGAGCATGTGCATTACGGCTCGCCCGAAGGTGTCGAATTCACCAGCGTCTATTTCGCTGCTGTCGCCTATCACGCGATCCGCACCTCGAACCTGCTGGCGCGTGAGCATGGGCAGAGTTTCAAAGACTTCGACAAGTCGAAATATGCCGATGGCTCGTTCTTTGACAAATATACCGGGCGCGACTGGCTGCCGGTTTCGGAGAAGGTCACCGCGCTGTTTGAGGGTGTGACGCTGCCGACCCGCGCGGATTGGGAAGCGCTGAAAGCCGATGTCATGGCGGGCGGGCTTTACAACCGCAACCTCCAGGCCGTGCCGCCGACCGGGTCGATTTCCTATATCAACAACTCGACCAGCTCGATCCACCCGATCGTGGCGAAGATCGAGATCCGCAAGGAAGGCAAGATCGGGCGCGTCTATTACCCTGCCGCCTTCATGTCGAATGAGAACCTGGAATATTACCGCGATGCCTATGAGATCGGGCCGGAAGCGATCATCGACACCTATGCGGCGGCGACCGAACATGTCGATCAGGGCCTGTCGCTGACGCTGTTCTTCCCATCTGAAGCCACCACGCGCGATATCAACAAAGCGCAGATCTATGCCTGGAAGAAGGGCATCAAGACGATCTATTACATCCGGCTGCGCCAGACCGCGCTGGAAGGGACCGAAGTGCAGGGCTGCGTTTCCTGCACACTGTAA